The following are from one region of the Prosthecobacter sp. genome:
- a CDS encoding DUF1501 domain-containing protein encodes MSRLTHNCAGHMRRDFLKLGLTAAGGGLGFTDLLRARAMAAQAPQPSIARPVNCILVWMDGGPSHYEMFDPKPDAPSDIRGQFKPIPTSVPGVHFSECVPNLAKAADKFTVLRSVTHKDPNHGGGNHYMMTGAPTPVPVGCGAFVTFHPSFGSVVSYKRGVQNGLPAYMTLPSITRSGGPNFLGAEHAPFVAGGDPNSKGFKVRDVVLPTDISDARGLARRELRHSLDRMKRLNDAVAEDPAVSFDTFYGQAVDLIASKPAQEAFDISREDDKTRDLYGRNDLGQRMLLARRLVEVGVPFVTVNYGGWDHHRDLFKTCKGEFMQKFDQGMSALITDLDRRGLLESTLVVALGEFGRTPKINKDNGRDHWPGAMNILFAGAGVPRGGIIGATDPKGYYASDNIYSPEDFAVTLYSKLGIDPHQVLHTNTGRPVQLINGGRQIRELFA; translated from the coding sequence ATGTCTCGCCTCACCCATAACTGCGCCGGCCACATGCGACGCGATTTTCTAAAGCTAGGTCTCACTGCCGCAGGCGGTGGCTTGGGCTTTACAGATTTGCTGCGCGCCCGGGCGATGGCGGCGCAGGCTCCGCAGCCGTCGATTGCGCGGCCAGTGAACTGCATCCTGGTGTGGATGGACGGCGGGCCTTCGCACTACGAGATGTTTGACCCGAAGCCGGACGCGCCGAGCGACATTCGCGGTCAGTTCAAACCGATACCCACCAGCGTGCCGGGTGTGCATTTCTCCGAGTGTGTGCCGAATCTCGCGAAGGCGGCGGACAAGTTCACCGTGCTGCGCAGCGTGACGCACAAGGATCCGAATCACGGCGGCGGGAATCATTACATGATGACCGGTGCACCGACTCCAGTGCCAGTCGGCTGTGGAGCCTTTGTGACCTTCCATCCGTCCTTTGGCAGCGTGGTGAGCTACAAGCGCGGTGTGCAGAATGGTCTGCCCGCGTACATGACGCTGCCGAGCATCACCCGCAGCGGTGGCCCGAATTTCCTTGGCGCGGAGCATGCGCCGTTCGTCGCCGGAGGTGATCCGAACTCGAAGGGATTCAAGGTGCGCGATGTGGTGCTGCCGACGGACATTTCTGATGCACGTGGACTGGCCCGTCGTGAACTGCGTCACTCACTGGACCGCATGAAGCGTCTGAACGACGCCGTGGCGGAAGATCCGGCCGTGAGTTTCGACACGTTCTACGGCCAGGCAGTCGATTTGATCGCGTCGAAGCCTGCGCAGGAGGCTTTTGACATCTCACGCGAAGACGACAAGACGCGTGATCTTTATGGCCGCAATGATTTGGGCCAGCGCATGCTGCTTGCACGCCGCCTCGTGGAGGTGGGCGTGCCGTTTGTCACCGTGAACTACGGCGGATGGGATCATCACCGCGACCTGTTCAAGACCTGCAAAGGTGAGTTCATGCAGAAATTTGACCAAGGCATGTCCGCCTTGATCACAGACCTCGACCGCCGTGGCCTGCTGGAAAGCACGCTGGTCGTTGCTCTCGGAGAATTTGGCCGCACACCGAAGATCAACAAGGACAACGGTCGCGACCACTGGCCTGGCGCGATGAACATCCTCTTCGCAGGCGCGGGAGTCCCACGCGGCGGCATCATTGGTGCCACCGATCCCAAGGGCTACTACGCCAGCGACAACATCTACTCGCCGGAGGATTTCGCCGTCACACTTTACTCGAAGCTCGGCATTGATCCGCATCAAGTTCTTCACACCAACACCGGAAGGCCCGTGCAGCTCATCAATGGCGGCAGGCAGATCCGCGAGCTGTTTGCGTGA
- a CDS encoding PPC domain-containing protein — protein MTNGVRILAFVILHSSFVIPSLAAPPGFENIFPAGGQIGARVEVKVAGAGLEKNSPQAWSSDPKVVVLAGDEPKKFFISIAKDAVPGPCLIRLHTDAGATPPRIIEVGKFEELLEKEPNDALADLKTDDAKMNVMINGVLQKAGDVDTHALRVQKGKAIRLELHGYALGSPMDPALRLLNERGVEIAGGHDTHNLDPRIEHTPATDGVLFVQVFAFAHPPAADVALKGSANHVYRLTVTDEPKKAPLVNEPKTLTIPATITGCIAKAREEDVFTLTAKKGDDLQINVRAQAIRSPLDATLRIEDAEGKSLQQADDGENLDPALRWKAPKDGEFKLVVADRFHQGSVDHGYELTVKPFVPTLTGTLDTHAYMLEAGKTVEVKLNVKAGGTFAGKIQARAAQLPVGVTADLVDVPAKGGEVKLTLKAAPEAAASQAPFAVEIVTSAPDAVQTVLASYAIPFTEPRGDLLITSDTHPWLTVTAKKP, from the coding sequence ATGACGAATGGCGTCCGAATTCTGGCATTCGTCATTCTGCATTCGTCCTTCGTCATTCCTTCGCTGGCGGCTCCTCCTGGCTTTGAGAACATCTTTCCAGCCGGCGGCCAGATCGGTGCGCGTGTCGAGGTAAAGGTGGCCGGCGCCGGTTTGGAAAAAAACTCGCCCCAGGCTTGGTCGAGTGATCCCAAGGTTGTGGTGCTTGCCGGTGATGAGCCGAAGAAGTTTTTCATCAGCATCGCCAAGGACGCCGTGCCAGGGCCATGTCTCATTCGTCTTCACACGGACGCTGGTGCCACGCCGCCACGCATCATCGAAGTCGGCAAGTTCGAGGAGTTGCTGGAAAAAGAGCCCAATGACGCCCTCGCCGACCTCAAAACGGACGACGCCAAGATGAATGTGATGATCAACGGCGTGCTGCAGAAAGCCGGTGATGTCGATACGCACGCGCTTCGTGTGCAGAAGGGGAAAGCCATCCGGCTGGAGTTGCATGGCTATGCCTTGGGCTCGCCCATGGACCCTGCTTTGCGACTGCTGAACGAACGTGGGGTCGAAATCGCCGGCGGGCATGACACACATAATCTCGATCCGCGTATCGAGCACACACCTGCGACTGATGGAGTCCTGTTTGTGCAGGTCTTCGCCTTTGCCCACCCGCCTGCGGCTGATGTGGCGCTCAAAGGCAGCGCGAATCATGTTTATCGTCTCACTGTCACCGATGAGCCAAAGAAGGCGCCGCTGGTGAATGAACCGAAGACGCTCACGATTCCAGCCACCATCACTGGTTGCATCGCCAAGGCCCGTGAGGAGGATGTTTTCACCTTAACCGCGAAGAAAGGTGATGATTTGCAGATCAACGTGCGCGCCCAGGCAATTCGCAGCCCGCTGGATGCGACACTGCGCATCGAGGACGCGGAGGGTAAATCTCTCCAGCAGGCCGATGATGGTGAGAATCTCGATCCTGCCTTGCGCTGGAAGGCTCCGAAGGATGGCGAGTTCAAACTGGTGGTCGCTGACCGTTTTCACCAAGGCAGCGTGGATCACGGCTACGAACTTACGGTGAAGCCTTTTGTGCCAACGCTCACAGGCACGCTCGACACGCATGCATACATGCTGGAGGCCGGCAAAACGGTTGAGGTGAAACTCAACGTGAAGGCGGGCGGCACATTCGCCGGAAAAATTCAGGCGCGTGCGGCTCAACTGCCCGTTGGGGTCACCGCCGATCTCGTCGATGTTCCGGCGAAAGGCGGGGAGGTGAAGCTCACGCTCAAGGCTGCGCCAGAAGCTGCCGCCAGCCAGGCTCCGTTTGCCGTTGAGATCGTCACCAGCGCACCGGATGCGGTGCAGACCGTGCTGGCGAGTTATGCGATTCCTTTCACCGAGCCGCGTGGCGATTTACTCATCACGTCTGACACGCATCCATGGCTCACGGTCACAGCGAAGAAGCCGTAG
- a CDS encoding hydantoinase B/oxoprolinase family protein: MNWRIAADTGGTFTDCHALDPQGRESRCKILSTGHLRAVLESKTDTLVRLTGLPPLPSRFLIGFQIKAVGDSVHRIITDDDPLTLDALEQSWQPGTLLELTTGEEAPVLGTRILTNTPPGHDFPPLSLRIATTRATNALLERKGGRIALFITRGFADLLHIGDQRRGDLFALAHEPRPIFHEIACGVPERVSVSGEVIEALDETTVRAAALDCIAQGITTAAISLLHGHAHPQHELRVAEILRECGFTHLTLSHQTAAFAKLLPRTQSTVADAYLHAPVQSFLNGIRRVSPDMQVMTSAGGLKTADDIRPKDMLLSGPAGGAIGASNAARRLGITKIITFDMGGTSTDVARIETRPGYRFSQEVAGMKLLAPCVAIETVAAGGGSICRLTHHGLAVGPESAGSNPGPACYGKGGPLTITDVNLLLGRFDPAKAPIPLDIEAAKYRLNELHTQTDGSLSETELLHALLRLAIENMTDAIRRISIGEGYDPADHALLAFGGAGPQHACAVAEALGMQTILVPEHAGILSAVGLQEAVPEQIIEKEHRIPLAEYHPDELDSSENTTQIAELRLKGQDTPLQVEFKNPHDLPHLYRAAYERLFGYPPPANREIELVSIRLIIKEGETPVPPILRHSIPLAPTPALIQDAFSTIVVTPGWSVERVEGFGHVLRGNQIPKPAPTLERDLLRHRFHSIVSDMGALLRRTAISTNIRERLDFSCALLDPQGRLLSSAPHIPVHLGALGVCVREVAKAVSMQPGDTIITNHPAFGGSHLPDVTLITPVFDSNNQLIGYIANRAHHAEIGGITPGSMPANATRLIQEGVVIAPRHLIRGGKSCFDEISALLTSALHPTRNLADNLADLHAQLAANLHGVERLKALADDSLAEAMQGILDHSAAVMRGQIKRLLDSISAVEKLDDGAQIAVSMRKADGKLILDFTGTSDVHPRNLNATTAVVRSAVLYVMRLMLQEDLPLNEGLLDPVEIITPTSLLNPTFTGDATQDPAVVGGNVEVSQRLVDTLIKALDLQSCSQGTMNNFLFGGGQFGYYETIAGGSGAGDGYDGSHALHTHMTNTGITDPEIIEQRYPVRLRQFAIRRGSGGAGQWRGGDGVIREFEFEKPLTVSLLTQHRVEAPFGLHGGSAGRTGRQTLLRQGTRTLLDGCTTFEAQAGDHVIIETPGGGGWGIATASSL; encoded by the coding sequence GTGAACTGGCGCATCGCAGCGGACACCGGCGGCACCTTCACCGACTGTCACGCCCTCGACCCGCAGGGGCGTGAATCACGCTGCAAAATCCTCTCCACCGGACATCTCAGGGCAGTTTTAGAAAGTAAGACGGACACTCTTGTCCGACTCACAGGACTCCCTCCCCTGCCCAGCCGCTTTCTGATCGGTTTCCAGATCAAAGCCGTCGGAGATTCCGTTCATCGAATCATCACGGACGACGATCCGCTCACTCTGGATGCATTAGAACAATCCTGGCAGCCCGGCACGCTCCTCGAACTCACCACCGGCGAGGAAGCTCCCGTCCTTGGCACAAGAATCCTCACGAACACACCACCAGGCCACGATTTCCCGCCTCTGAGCCTGCGCATCGCCACCACGCGTGCCACCAACGCGCTGCTGGAACGCAAAGGCGGCCGCATCGCTCTCTTCATCACTCGTGGCTTCGCCGATTTGCTGCACATCGGCGACCAACGCCGTGGCGATCTGTTCGCTCTCGCACACGAACCGCGCCCCATCTTCCATGAGATCGCCTGCGGAGTGCCGGAGCGCGTCAGCGTCTCCGGTGAAGTGATCGAAGCACTCGATGAAACCACAGTTCGCGCTGCCGCGCTCGATTGCATCGCCCAAGGCATCACCACCGCCGCCATTTCGCTGCTTCACGGCCACGCGCATCCGCAGCACGAGCTTCGTGTCGCCGAAATCCTGCGCGAATGCGGTTTCACCCATCTCACGCTCTCGCACCAGACCGCCGCCTTCGCCAAGTTACTGCCACGCACGCAAAGCACCGTGGCGGATGCGTATTTGCACGCGCCCGTGCAGTCGTTCTTGAACGGCATCCGCCGCGTCTCACCAGACATGCAGGTCATGACGAGCGCGGGTGGCCTCAAGACCGCAGACGACATCCGTCCCAAAGACATGCTCCTCAGCGGCCCTGCCGGCGGTGCCATTGGCGCGTCGAATGCGGCGCGCAGGCTCGGCATCACGAAGATCATCACCTTCGACATGGGTGGCACCAGCACCGATGTGGCGCGCATCGAGACACGGCCCGGCTATCGTTTCAGCCAGGAAGTCGCGGGCATGAAGTTGCTCGCCCCCTGCGTCGCCATCGAAACCGTCGCCGCAGGCGGCGGCTCCATCTGCCGCCTGACTCACCACGGTCTCGCCGTCGGCCCTGAGAGCGCCGGATCGAATCCCGGCCCGGCTTGCTACGGCAAAGGTGGCCCGCTGACCATCACGGATGTTAACTTGCTGCTCGGCCGCTTCGATCCCGCCAAGGCACCGATCCCGCTCGACATCGAAGCTGCAAAATATCGACTGAACGAACTCCACACGCAAACCGACGGTTCCTTGAGCGAAACTGAGCTGCTTCATGCGTTGCTTCGCCTCGCCATCGAGAACATGACCGATGCCATCCGCCGCATCTCCATCGGCGAAGGCTACGATCCTGCCGATCATGCTCTCCTCGCCTTCGGCGGCGCCGGTCCGCAGCATGCGTGCGCAGTCGCTGAGGCGCTCGGCATGCAGACGATTCTTGTGCCTGAACACGCAGGCATCTTGAGTGCGGTCGGTTTGCAGGAAGCGGTGCCGGAGCAAATCATCGAAAAAGAACACCGCATCCCGCTGGCCGAGTACCACCCGGATGAGTTGGATTCATCAGAGAACACCACGCAAATCGCCGAACTCCGACTCAAAGGCCAGGACACGCCACTGCAAGTCGAGTTCAAGAACCCGCACGACCTCCCGCATCTCTATCGCGCTGCCTATGAGCGCCTGTTCGGCTACCCACCGCCCGCGAATCGAGAAATCGAACTCGTCAGCATTCGTCTCATCATCAAGGAGGGGGAGACTCCCGTCCCCCCCATTCTGCGCCACAGCATTCCCCTCGCCCCCACGCCCGCGCTCATTCAAGATGCCTTCTCCACCATCGTGGTCACTCCAGGGTGGAGCGTCGAGCGCGTCGAAGGATTCGGCCATGTCCTGCGCGGCAATCAAATCCCCAAACCCGCCCCAACGCTCGAACGCGATCTCCTGAGGCATCGCTTCCACTCCATCGTCAGCGACATGGGCGCGCTGCTGCGCCGCACCGCCATTTCGACCAACATCCGCGAACGACTCGATTTTTCCTGCGCGTTGCTCGATCCGCAAGGAAGACTGCTTTCCAGCGCCCCGCACATCCCCGTGCATCTCGGCGCGCTCGGCGTGTGCGTTCGCGAAGTCGCCAAAGCTGTCTCAATGCAGCCGGGAGACACCATCATCACGAATCATCCGGCATTTGGCGGATCGCATCTGCCGGATGTCACTCTCATCACGCCGGTGTTCGATTCAAACAACCAGCTCATCGGTTACATCGCCAATCGGGCGCATCACGCCGAGATCGGCGGCATCACACCCGGCTCGATGCCGGCGAACGCGACTCGATTGATTCAAGAAGGCGTCGTCATCGCACCACGACATCTGATTCGCGGAGGCAAATCCTGTTTCGATGAGATCAGCGCCCTGCTGACCTCAGCACTGCATCCCACACGCAATCTGGCGGACAACCTCGCCGACCTGCATGCCCAGCTCGCGGCCAATCTGCATGGCGTGGAGCGTTTGAAGGCGCTGGCCGACGATTCGCTGGCCGAAGCGATGCAAGGCATCCTCGACCACTCCGCAGCCGTCATGCGCGGCCAGATCAAGCGCCTGCTTGATTCGATCTCCGCCGTCGAAAAACTCGACGATGGGGCCCAGATCGCTGTTTCAATGCGCAAGGCCGATGGGAAGCTCATTCTCGACTTCACCGGCACCTCCGACGTGCATCCGCGCAATCTCAATGCCACCACCGCCGTCGTGCGCAGCGCGGTGCTGTATGTGATGCGGTTGATGTTACAAGAGGATCTGCCGCTCAACGAAGGCCTGCTCGATCCTGTCGAGATCATCACGCCGACTTCTTTGCTCAATCCCACCTTCACCGGCGATGCCACCCAAGATCCAGCGGTGGTCGGCGGCAATGTCGAGGTCAGCCAGCGACTCGTGGACACACTCATCAAGGCGCTCGACCTCCAGTCATGCAGCCAGGGCACGATGAACAATTTTCTCTTCGGCGGCGGCCAGTTTGGCTACTACGAGACGATTGCCGGTGGTTCCGGCGCTGGTGATGGCTACGACGGCTCACACGCTCTGCACACGCACATGACGAACACGGGGATCACCGATCCTGAGATCATCGAGCAGCGCTATCCGGTGCGTTTGCGCCAGTTTGCGATTCGTCGCGGCTCCGGCGGTGCCGGTCAGTGGCGCGGTGGCGATGGTGTGATCCGCGAATTTGAATTCGAGAAGCCGCTTACGGTCAGTTTGCTCACCCAGCATCGCGTGGAGGCTCCGTTTGGCCTGCATGGCGGTTCTGCGGGGCGAACCGGCCGCCAAACGCTGCTCAGGCAGGGAACCCGCACCCTCCTCGACGGCTGCACGACGTTTGAAGCGCAGGCGGGAGACCATGTGATCATCGAAACGCCCGGCGGCGGCGGTTGGGGGATCGCTACGGCTTCTTCGCTGTGA
- a CDS encoding NYN domain-containing protein: MPAPLTYLLIDGHSLIHAWPELLREHRVASRRHLARTELLKRLRNLQDMSGMQVVVVFDGAKQGTNEEREPDGLQIIYADPGTTADTIIERLAAKYAKERPMRVASADGMVRETILSLGAEWISPEILRSLCDSAETTMRARLA; the protein is encoded by the coding sequence ATGCCCGCCCCGCTCACCTATCTGCTCATCGACGGCCACAGCCTCATCCACGCCTGGCCCGAACTGTTGCGCGAGCACCGCGTCGCCTCCCGCCGCCATCTGGCACGCACCGAACTGCTCAAACGCCTGCGCAACCTTCAAGACATGAGCGGCATGCAGGTCGTCGTCGTGTTTGACGGTGCCAAACAGGGCACCAACGAGGAGCGCGAACCAGATGGCCTTCAAATCATTTACGCCGACCCTGGCACCACGGCAGACACCATCATCGAGCGTCTTGCCGCCAAATACGCCAAGGAGCGCCCGATGCGAGTCGCTTCAGCCGACGGCATGGTGCGTGAAACGATTCTGTCACTTGGAGCTGAGTGGATCAGTCCTGAAATTCTCCGCAGCCTGTGCGACAGCGCCGAAACCACCATGCGCGCACGCCTTGCCTGA
- a CDS encoding PIG-L family deacetylase, whose product MPSALALFAHPDDIEFVAAGTLLLLKERGWDIHYMNMCTGNGGSVQMDGPTTVRKRLDEGKEAARILGATFYPPISDDLELTYDVKYLRQVAAVVRMAHPSIVLTHAPADYMEDHMAASRLAVTAAFAHCIPNFQTDPHLPSYSHDVTVYHAMPHGLCDPLRQKLMAGAYVDTTSVHATKRESLAAHESQKHWLDVSQGMDSYLISMDEASRAVGRLSGQFEFAEGWRRHLHLGFSAKEIDPLKDALGDLCLINEEYEKARATPA is encoded by the coding sequence ATGCCTTCCGCACTCGCCCTCTTCGCCCATCCTGACGACATCGAGTTCGTCGCCGCCGGAACCCTGCTGCTGCTCAAAGAACGCGGCTGGGACATCCACTACATGAACATGTGCACCGGCAACGGCGGCTCAGTGCAGATGGACGGCCCCACCACCGTGCGCAAACGCCTCGACGAAGGCAAAGAGGCTGCGCGCATCCTCGGCGCCACGTTTTATCCGCCCATCAGTGACGACCTGGAGCTGACCTACGACGTGAAATATCTGCGCCAAGTCGCCGCCGTTGTGCGCATGGCGCATCCCAGCATCGTGCTCACCCATGCGCCTGCCGATTACATGGAGGATCACATGGCGGCGAGTCGTCTCGCCGTGACGGCAGCCTTCGCGCACTGCATCCCGAACTTCCAAACTGACCCGCATCTGCCGTCCTACTCGCATGACGTGACTGTCTATCACGCCATGCCGCACGGTTTGTGCGATCCGCTGCGCCAGAAACTCATGGCCGGAGCGTACGTCGATACGACCAGCGTCCACGCCACCAAGCGCGAATCGCTTGCCGCCCACGAAAGCCAGAAGCACTGGCTCGATGTCAGCCAGGGCATGGATTCCTACCTCATCAGCATGGACGAGGCCTCCCGTGCCGTTGGCCGCCTGTCTGGCCAGTTTGAATTCGCCGAAGGCTGGCGCAGACACCTGCATCTCGGCTTCAGCGCGAAGGAGATCGACCCGCTCAAGGACGCGCTCGGCGATCTCTGCCTGATCAACGAAGAATACGAGAAAGCACGGGCAACCCCGGCTTGA
- a CDS encoding sugar phosphate isomerase/epimerase family protein — protein sequence MSSRRQFLQSLSSTALLAATGTVSAQEAAKPARKLRKAIMGGTLGIKGTLIEKYTAAKTAGYEGVEPAGGMNQQEVLDALGKSGLQAASVCCHTHWKQTLTHNDEKIREEGLQGVLQTLRDAKAYGTDSILVVPGVCNEEVPYDLAWERSITELKKAVPLAKELGVKISIENVWNNFILSPLEAVSYLDAIGDPIVGWHFDIGNVLRYGWPEQWIKVLGKRINRIHVKEYSTKKMKDEGVWKGFDCDLTEGDNNWPAIMKALDAVGYTGWAISEQRGGINPNGLKTLTERMDKIFAM from the coding sequence ATGTCCTCACGCCGCCAATTCCTCCAATCCCTCTCCAGCACCGCCCTTCTTGCCGCCACGGGCACTGTGTCCGCGCAAGAAGCCGCCAAACCCGCCCGCAAGCTGCGCAAGGCCATCATGGGCGGCACGCTGGGCATCAAAGGCACGCTGATTGAGAAATACACCGCCGCCAAAACCGCTGGCTATGAAGGTGTGGAACCCGCTGGAGGCATGAATCAGCAGGAAGTGCTCGATGCTTTGGGCAAGTCGGGACTTCAAGCCGCCAGCGTGTGCTGCCACACGCATTGGAAGCAGACGCTCACGCACAACGACGAAAAGATCCGTGAAGAAGGCCTGCAAGGAGTGCTGCAAACCCTGCGCGATGCGAAGGCTTACGGCACGGATTCGATCCTCGTCGTTCCCGGCGTCTGCAATGAAGAGGTGCCGTATGACCTCGCCTGGGAGCGTTCCATCACAGAACTGAAGAAGGCCGTGCCGCTGGCGAAAGAACTAGGCGTCAAGATTTCCATCGAGAACGTGTGGAACAACTTCATCCTCAGCCCGCTCGAAGCTGTGAGCTATCTCGACGCCATTGGTGATCCCATCGTCGGCTGGCATTTCGACATCGGCAACGTGCTGCGCTACGGCTGGCCGGAGCAGTGGATCAAAGTGCTCGGCAAGCGTATCAACCGCATCCACGTCAAAGAGTACAGCACCAAGAAGATGAAGGATGAGGGCGTGTGGAAGGGCTTCGACTGCGATCTCACCGAAGGCGACAACAACTGGCCCGCCATCATGAAAGCCCTCGACGCCGTCGGCTACACCGGCTGGGCGATCAGTGAGCAACGCGGCGGCATCAATCCGAACGGCCTCAAGACGCTCACCGAGCGCATGGACAAAATCTTCGCGATGTAA
- a CDS encoding dihydrodipicolinate synthase family protein yields MKTTPVTFEDLQSSVIAVPPLCRNKDLSLAKSQNSRLIKHMYKGGIRTLLYGGNANLYNIAVSEYHSLLKMLVDISPEDMWIVPSVGPMYGTAMDQAKILSEFAFPTAMLLPTLFPSKPAGVATAIRHFVEKSGVKAVLYIKDGAYITPELAAELVNDGLISWIKYAIVEEDPSKDAYLKKLIKLVDTKLIVSGIGEQPSIIHLRDFGVTGFTAGCVCVAPSRSTALLKAILKKDWVTAEAIREEFVALEDLRNAHSPILVLHHAVELAGVAQTGPVLPLLTELPASLLPKIEKAAKALLARNG; encoded by the coding sequence ATGAAGACCACCCCCGTCACTTTTGAAGACCTCCAGTCCTCCGTCATCGCCGTGCCGCCGCTGTGCCGGAACAAGGATCTGTCCCTGGCAAAATCACAGAACAGCCGCCTCATCAAGCACATGTACAAAGGCGGCATCCGCACGCTGCTTTACGGAGGCAATGCCAATCTCTACAACATCGCCGTCAGCGAATACCACTCGCTGCTGAAGATGCTCGTGGACATCTCTCCCGAGGACATGTGGATCGTGCCCTCCGTCGGGCCAATGTATGGCACCGCGATGGATCAGGCCAAAATCCTCAGCGAGTTCGCCTTCCCCACCGCGATGCTGCTGCCGACGCTTTTCCCATCAAAGCCTGCTGGTGTCGCCACAGCCATCCGCCACTTCGTGGAGAAGTCCGGCGTCAAGGCCGTGCTCTACATCAAGGACGGCGCCTACATCACTCCCGAACTCGCCGCCGAGCTCGTCAATGACGGCCTCATCTCCTGGATCAAATATGCCATCGTGGAGGAAGATCCGAGCAAGGATGCATATCTCAAAAAGCTTATAAAGCTGGTGGATACCAAACTCATTGTCAGCGGCATCGGTGAGCAGCCTTCCATCATTCATCTGCGCGATTTCGGCGTCACCGGTTTCACCGCGGGTTGCGTGTGCGTTGCCCCCTCGCGCTCCACCGCCTTGCTGAAAGCCATTCTGAAAAAAGACTGGGTCACCGCCGAGGCCATCCGCGAGGAATTCGTGGCCCTCGAAGACCTGCGCAATGCCCACAGCCCGATCCTCGTGCTGCATCACGCCGTCGAACTCGCCGGTGTTGCTCAGACCGGTCCGGTGCTGCCACTGCTCACCGAACTTCCGGCCAGCCTGCTGCCAAAGATTGAGAAAGCCGCGAAGGCATTGCTCGCCAGGAACGGCTGA